A single genomic interval of Rhodopseudomonas palustris harbors:
- a CDS encoding phosphoketolase — protein MPDVLSNDLLQKMDAYWRAANYLSVGQIYLQDNPLLDQKLQLDHIKPRLLGHWGTTPGLNLLYVHLNRLITEHDLDMIYITGPGHGGPGLVANAYLEGTYTERYPAIERSRNGMQRLFRQFSWPHGVPSHVSPETPGSIHEGGELGYSLAHAYGAAFDNPNLIVACVVGDGEAETGALATSWHSNKFLNPARDGSVLPILHLNGFKIANPTVLARITPQELTDLMRGYGYEPHFVEGDDPAVVHQTLAATLERVLGEIRSIQDKARNHGATERPRWPMIVMRTPKGWTGPKQVDGKPVEGTWRAHQVPIADFKNPEHLTLLEDWMRSYRPDELFDATGKLRDELQALAPTGRRRMSANPHANGGELLEPLSLPDFHDYAVTLTGPGALKAEATRVLGTFLRDVMKNSLESENFRLFGPDETASNRLDAVLQISPKEWMAAIEDVDVDLSPDGRVMEVLSEHLCQGWLEGYLLTGRHGFFSCYEAFIHIIDSMFNQHAKWLKACATIPWRKPIASLNYLLTSHVWRQDHNGFSHQDPGFIDHVANKKSNVVRIYLPPDANCLLSVADHCLRSRNYVNLIVAGKQPEWQWLDIDAAVRHCTTGAGIWHWASDEGEPDVVMACAGDVPTVETLAAVTLLRQYVPDIKIRVVNVVDLMVLQPSSEHPHGLDDRRFDELFTTDKPVIFAFHGYPWLIHRLTYRRRNHVNIHVRGYKEEGTTTTPFDMVVLNDLDRYRLALDAILRIPRLADQRDAATSRYWATMQRHKLYIGEHGDDLPEVRDWRWSA, from the coding sequence ATGCCCGACGTGTTGTCCAACGATCTGTTGCAGAAGATGGACGCCTATTGGCGCGCCGCGAACTACCTGTCTGTCGGACAGATCTATCTGCAGGACAATCCGCTACTCGATCAGAAGCTGCAGCTCGACCACATCAAGCCGCGCCTGCTTGGCCACTGGGGTACGACCCCCGGCCTCAATCTCCTCTACGTGCATCTCAACCGGCTGATCACCGAGCATGATCTCGACATGATCTACATTACCGGTCCCGGCCATGGTGGGCCCGGCCTGGTTGCCAACGCGTATCTGGAAGGCACCTACACCGAGCGCTATCCGGCGATCGAGCGCAGCCGCAACGGCATGCAGCGGCTGTTCCGACAATTCTCCTGGCCGCACGGCGTGCCGAGCCACGTTTCGCCGGAAACGCCCGGCTCGATCCACGAGGGCGGCGAACTCGGCTACTCGCTGGCGCATGCCTATGGCGCGGCGTTCGACAATCCGAATCTGATCGTCGCTTGCGTGGTCGGCGACGGCGAGGCCGAGACCGGCGCTCTGGCGACGAGTTGGCACTCCAACAAGTTCCTCAATCCGGCGCGCGACGGCTCGGTGCTGCCGATCCTGCATCTGAACGGCTTCAAGATCGCCAACCCGACCGTGCTGGCGCGGATCACGCCGCAGGAACTCACCGACCTGATGCGCGGCTATGGCTATGAGCCGCACTTCGTCGAAGGTGACGATCCGGCGGTGGTGCACCAGACGCTGGCTGCGACACTGGAGCGTGTGCTCGGCGAGATCCGCTCCATTCAGGACAAGGCGCGCAACCACGGCGCCACCGAGCGGCCGCGCTGGCCGATGATCGTGATGCGGACCCCGAAGGGCTGGACCGGCCCCAAGCAGGTCGATGGCAAGCCGGTGGAGGGCACCTGGCGCGCCCATCAGGTACCGATCGCGGACTTCAAAAATCCTGAGCATCTGACGCTGCTCGAAGACTGGATGCGCAGCTACCGGCCCGATGAGCTGTTCGACGCCACCGGCAAGCTGCGCGACGAGCTGCAGGCGCTGGCGCCGACCGGCCGTCGCCGGATGAGCGCCAATCCGCACGCCAATGGCGGCGAACTGTTGGAGCCGCTGTCGCTGCCCGATTTCCACGACTACGCGGTGACGCTGACCGGGCCCGGCGCGCTGAAGGCCGAGGCGACGCGGGTGCTCGGCACGTTCCTGCGCGACGTGATGAAGAACAGCCTCGAGAGCGAAAACTTCCGCTTGTTCGGCCCGGACGAAACCGCCTCGAACCGGCTCGATGCGGTGCTGCAAATCTCGCCGAAGGAGTGGATGGCGGCGATCGAGGATGTCGACGTCGATCTCAGTCCGGACGGCCGGGTGATGGAGGTGCTCAGCGAGCATCTATGCCAGGGCTGGCTCGAAGGCTATCTGCTGACCGGCCGCCACGGCTTCTTCTCGTGCTACGAGGCGTTTATCCACATCATCGACTCGATGTTCAATCAGCACGCCAAATGGCTGAAGGCGTGCGCCACGATCCCGTGGCGGAAGCCGATCGCGTCGCTGAACTATCTGCTGACCTCGCACGTCTGGCGCCAGGATCACAACGGGTTCTCGCACCAGGATCCCGGCTTCATCGACCACGTCGCCAACAAGAAGTCGAACGTGGTGCGGATCTATCTGCCGCCGGATGCCAACTGTCTGCTGTCGGTGGCCGACCACTGCCTTCGCAGTCGCAACTACGTCAACCTGATCGTCGCCGGCAAGCAGCCGGAATGGCAGTGGCTCGATATCGACGCCGCCGTCCGTCACTGCACCACCGGCGCCGGGATCTGGCATTGGGCCAGCGACGAGGGCGAGCCCGACGTGGTGATGGCCTGCGCCGGCGACGTGCCGACGGTCGAGACGCTGGCGGCGGTGACGCTGCTGCGCCAGTACGTACCGGACATCAAGATCCGCGTCGTCAACGTGGTCGATCTGATGGTGCTGCAGCCGAGCTCCGAGCATCCGCACGGCCTGGACGACCGCCGCTTCGACGAGCTGTTCACCACCGACAAGCCGGTGATCTTCGCCTTCCACGGCTATCCGTGGCTGATCCACCGGTTGACCTATCGCCGCCGCAACCACGTCAACATCCACGTCCGCGGCTACAAGGAAGAGGGCACCACCACCACGCCGTTCGACATGGTGGTGCTGAACGATCTCGACCGTTATCGCCTGGCGCTCGACGCCATCCTGCGGATTCCGCGGCTCGCCGATCAGCGCGACGCCGCCACCTCGCGCTACTGGGCGACGATGCAGCGGCACAAGCTGTATATCGGCGAGCACGGCGACGATCTGCCGGAGGTCCGCGACTGGCGCTGGTCGGCCTGA
- a CDS encoding response regulator encodes MRREQRTEAEQNGIHADKLLGLLDLLVIDDDATQRMLIAGAAEKAGYAVTHAASCAEGIGLIRVKHFDCITLDLKLEDGDGADVMRAMAAAKYEGPMIVISGMSSPHRRASRDLARSLGMELLQSFPKPIDLAALRISLANLRSTVAGLPIVHSWGEVCGPRFERNG; translated from the coding sequence ATGCGTCGTGAACAGCGAACCGAGGCGGAGCAGAATGGTATCCACGCCGACAAGCTGCTCGGCCTGCTCGATCTGCTGGTGATCGATGACGATGCCACGCAGCGCATGCTGATTGCGGGTGCGGCGGAGAAGGCCGGCTACGCGGTGACCCACGCCGCGTCCTGCGCCGAAGGCATCGGCCTGATTCGCGTCAAGCATTTCGACTGCATCACGCTGGACCTCAAGCTGGAGGACGGCGACGGCGCCGACGTGATGCGGGCGATGGCGGCGGCCAAGTACGAAGGCCCGATGATCGTGATCAGCGGCATGAGCTCGCCGCATCGCCGTGCCTCGCGCGATCTGGCGCGATCGCTCGGCATGGAGCTGCTGCAGAGCTTCCCGAAGCCGATCGATCTCGCCGCACTCCGCATCTCGCTCGCCAATCTGCGCAGCACGGTGGCCGGCCTGCCGATCGTGCATTCGTGGGGCGAGGTGTGCGGCCCCCGCTTTGAACGCAACGGTTGA
- a CDS encoding methyl-accepting chemotaxis protein: MRKNLPVTDDEYVLDDGTLIVSKTDVKGRLTYFNEQFVKASGFSEQELMGQPHNIVRHPDMPPEAFQNLWDTLKAGRPWVGAVKNRRKNGSFYWVLASATPLWENGQVTGYMSVRTKLPADQRAEAAHVYALLRNNKAHGYKIDDGIIRRRSWFGRLGMFTRTLRSRLTTMVAVQAVIMMIIGAAGIYAVHNMDQRLQSVYEDRAVPLGQLTAINERLLDDAMALRGAVVRAKVGKQIRDVAGRIAANRERSDKLFADYTATRLTAGEMAVAAAFSAARQAYFDEVVGPGIAMVAAREFDRLGELMTGRAEDLFMAAKTELDKLVALQVQGARDEYSSGQREYVTMLAISITLLVIGLFLGVLNGVFTTRAITVPLQRLNTVMSNIAQGKFDSRVVIERDDEAGVALRNIQAMQNQLFFSREEEKDAAQRTALQRKLDMLQLANEFEAAVGEIIETVSSASTELEASASSLTSTAERSRELTVTVAAASEQAASNVQSVASATEQMSSSVSEISRQVQESARIAVESVNQARHTNDRVSELSQAAGRIGAVVELINNIAGQTNLLALNATIEAARAGEAGRGFAVVAQEVKILAEQTAKATGDISQQISGIQAGTEESVAAIRQIGITIDRMAEIASTVASAVEEQGAATQEIARNVQQAAHGTIQVSSNIASVRQGAAETGSASSQVLAAAQALSHDSNRLKTEVSRFLSTVRAA, translated from the coding sequence ATGCGGAAGAACTTGCCTGTCACCGACGACGAATACGTGCTCGACGACGGCACACTGATCGTTTCGAAGACGGACGTGAAAGGCAGGCTGACGTATTTCAACGAGCAGTTCGTCAAAGCGTCCGGCTTCAGCGAGCAGGAATTGATGGGGCAGCCGCACAACATCGTGCGCCACCCCGACATGCCGCCGGAGGCGTTCCAGAATCTGTGGGATACGCTCAAGGCGGGACGGCCATGGGTCGGCGCGGTCAAGAACCGGCGCAAGAATGGCAGTTTCTATTGGGTGCTCGCAAGCGCCACGCCGCTGTGGGAGAACGGCCAAGTCACCGGCTACATGTCGGTGCGGACCAAGCTGCCGGCCGATCAGCGTGCCGAAGCCGCGCACGTCTATGCCTTGCTGCGAAACAACAAGGCGCACGGCTACAAGATCGATGACGGCATTATCCGGCGGCGGTCGTGGTTCGGCCGGCTCGGGATGTTCACCCGGACGCTGCGCTCGCGCCTGACCACCATGGTGGCAGTGCAGGCGGTGATCATGATGATCATCGGCGCTGCCGGGATCTACGCGGTCCACAACATGGATCAGCGACTGCAGTCGGTTTATGAGGATCGCGCCGTGCCGCTCGGACAGCTGACGGCGATCAACGAGCGGCTGCTCGACGATGCGATGGCGCTGCGCGGCGCGGTGGTTCGCGCCAAGGTCGGCAAGCAGATCCGCGACGTTGCGGGCCGCATTGCCGCGAACCGCGAGCGCTCCGATAAGCTGTTTGCCGACTACACGGCGACGCGGCTCACCGCAGGCGAAATGGCGGTGGCCGCTGCGTTTTCTGCCGCTCGGCAGGCTTACTTCGACGAGGTGGTCGGCCCTGGCATCGCAATGGTGGCGGCCCGGGAATTCGACCGGCTCGGCGAGTTGATGACCGGCCGTGCGGAAGACCTGTTCATGGCGGCGAAGACCGAATTGGATAAGCTGGTCGCCCTGCAGGTTCAGGGCGCGCGCGATGAGTATTCCAGTGGCCAGCGGGAATACGTCACGATGCTGGCGATCTCGATCACGTTGCTGGTGATCGGACTGTTTCTCGGCGTCCTGAACGGCGTGTTCACGACCCGGGCGATCACCGTTCCGCTGCAGCGTCTCAACACGGTGATGAGCAACATCGCCCAGGGCAAGTTTGACAGCCGTGTCGTGATCGAACGCGATGACGAGGCCGGCGTTGCGCTGCGCAACATTCAGGCGATGCAGAACCAGTTGTTCTTCAGCCGCGAGGAAGAAAAGGACGCAGCCCAGCGCACTGCCCTGCAGCGCAAGCTGGATATGCTCCAGCTCGCCAATGAGTTCGAAGCGGCAGTCGGGGAGATCATCGAAACTGTTTCGTCGGCGTCGACCGAGCTCGAAGCCTCGGCCAGTTCGTTGACGTCGACTGCGGAGCGCTCGCGGGAGCTGACCGTCACGGTCGCTGCGGCGTCCGAGCAGGCGGCCTCGAATGTGCAGTCGGTGGCTTCGGCTACCGAGCAGATGTCGTCGTCAGTCAGCGAAATCAGCCGCCAAGTGCAGGAGTCGGCGCGGATCGCGGTCGAGTCCGTCAACCAGGCGCGACACACTAACGATCGCGTGAGCGAGCTGTCGCAGGCTGCTGGGCGGATCGGCGCGGTGGTCGAACTGATCAACAACATCGCCGGCCAGACCAACCTGCTCGCGCTCAACGCCACCATCGAAGCGGCGCGGGCCGGCGAAGCCGGTCGCGGCTTTGCGGTGGTCGCGCAGGAGGTGAAGATCCTCGCGGAGCAGACCGCCAAGGCGACCGGCGATATCAGCCAGCAGATCTCCGGCATCCAGGCGGGCACCGAGGAGTCCGTCGCCGCGATCCGTCAGATCGGTATCACCATCGACCGGATGGCGGAGATCGCGTCCACGGTGGCGTCGGCGGTCGAGGAGCAGGGTGCTGCGACGCAAGAAATCGCCCGCAACGTTCAGCAGGCCGCACACGGCACCATCCAGGTGAGTTCGAACATCGCCAGCGTCCGCCAGGGCGCTGCCGAGACCGGATCGGCGTCGTCTCAGGTGCTGGCGGCGGCCCAGGCGCTGTCGCACGACAGCAACCGGCTGAAGACCGAGGTCAGTCGCTTCCTCAGCACGGTGCGGGCCGCCTAA
- a CDS encoding hybrid sensor histidine kinase/response regulator yields MDDLLREFLTETFESLDTVDNQLVRFEQEPNNAKILDNIFRLVHTIKGTCGFLGLPRLEALAHAAETLMGKFRDGMPVTGEAVTLILTTIDRIKDILTQLEATQAEPEGEDGDLIGELERLSMRSPEEIAAELGGAAPVEVAEVEAPAEAVVAEAADANSTEGTLVAQTLERPLRPGEVSLDELERAFRETEIEMASPPLQPAVSEAPAAVAEAAPPEPKPAKPAKPAAKPAAKKSGGEGEGAAEGGAAGGVANQSIRVNVDTLEHLMTMVSELVLTRNQLLEISRRHEDNEFKVPLQRLSTVTAELQDGVMKTRMQPIGNAWQKLPRIVRDLAAELGKQIELEMHGADTELDRQVLDLIKDPLTHMVRNSADHGLEKPEDRARAGKPEQGTIRLSAYHEGGHIVICIADNGRGLDTERIKAKALANGLVTEAELEKMTEAQIHKFIFAPGFSTAAAVTSVSGRGVGMDVVRTNIDQIGGTIEVKSVAGEGSAITIKIPLTLAIVSALIVEAGGDRFAIPQLAVVELVRARANSEHRIERIKDTPVLRLRDKLLPLIHLKKLLGIDEGANSEPENGFIVVTQVGSQTFGIVVDGVFHTEEIVVKPMSTKLRHIGMFSGNTILGDGAVIMIVDPNGIAQALGTAVSAQHDISDQAAASRNASAEQLTSLLVFRAGSSQPKAVPLSLVTRLEEIASDKIEMSNGRYMVQYRDQLMPLVLMEGVEVATSGVQPILVFADEDRSMGLVVDEIVDIVEEHLHIQVGSSREGILGSAVIKGQATEVIDVAHFLPMAFSDWLARKEMKQSLTTRSVLLVDDSAFFRNMLGPVLKAAGYKVRVATSAVEGLSVLRSGAQFDVILTDIEMPEMNGFEFAEAIRSDTKMSNLPVIALSSLVSPAAIERGRQAGLTDYIAKFDRPGLIAALKEQTTMHATPEVLEQAA; encoded by the coding sequence ATGGACGATCTTCTTCGTGAGTTTTTGACGGAGACCTTCGAGAGCCTGGACACGGTTGACAACCAGTTGGTCCGGTTTGAGCAGGAGCCGAACAACGCGAAGATATTGGACAATATTTTTCGTCTTGTTCACACCATCAAGGGAACGTGCGGGTTTCTAGGGTTGCCGCGGCTTGAAGCGCTTGCGCATGCGGCCGAGACCCTGATGGGCAAATTCCGGGACGGGATGCCGGTGACGGGAGAGGCGGTGACGCTGATCCTGACCACGATCGACCGGATCAAGGACATTCTGACCCAGCTGGAGGCGACCCAGGCCGAGCCCGAGGGCGAGGACGGCGACCTGATCGGGGAGCTGGAGCGGCTGTCGATGCGCTCGCCGGAGGAGATCGCGGCCGAGCTCGGCGGCGCTGCGCCGGTGGAGGTCGCCGAAGTCGAAGCTCCTGCCGAAGCTGTTGTGGCCGAGGCGGCCGACGCCAATTCGACCGAAGGCACCCTGGTGGCGCAGACGCTGGAGCGTCCGCTGCGGCCGGGTGAAGTGTCGCTGGACGAATTGGAGCGCGCCTTCCGCGAGACCGAGATCGAGATGGCCTCGCCGCCGTTGCAGCCGGCCGTGAGCGAAGCTCCGGCTGCTGTGGCCGAAGCCGCGCCGCCTGAACCGAAGCCGGCCAAGCCCGCCAAACCCGCCGCCAAGCCGGCGGCGAAGAAGTCCGGCGGCGAAGGCGAGGGCGCAGCGGAAGGTGGGGCCGCTGGCGGCGTCGCCAACCAGTCGATCCGCGTCAATGTCGATACCCTCGAACACCTGATGACGATGGTGTCGGAGCTGGTGCTGACCCGCAACCAGCTGCTCGAGATCAGCCGCCGCCACGAGGACAACGAGTTCAAGGTGCCGCTGCAGCGGCTCTCCACCGTCACCGCCGAGCTGCAGGACGGGGTGATGAAGACCCGGATGCAGCCGATCGGCAACGCCTGGCAGAAGCTGCCGCGCATCGTCCGCGATCTGGCCGCCGAACTCGGCAAGCAGATCGAGCTGGAGATGCACGGTGCCGACACCGAGCTCGACCGCCAGGTGCTCGACCTGATCAAGGACCCGCTCACCCATATGGTGCGCAACTCCGCCGACCACGGGCTGGAGAAGCCCGAGGACCGGGCGCGCGCCGGCAAGCCCGAGCAGGGCACCATCCGCCTGTCCGCCTATCACGAGGGCGGCCACATCGTGATCTGCATCGCCGACAACGGCCGCGGGCTCGACACCGAACGGATCAAGGCGAAGGCCTTGGCCAACGGGCTCGTCACCGAGGCCGAACTCGAGAAGATGACCGAGGCGCAGATCCACAAGTTCATCTTCGCGCCGGGCTTCTCGACCGCCGCCGCCGTCACCTCGGTGTCGGGCCGCGGCGTCGGCATGGACGTGGTGCGGACCAATATCGATCAGATCGGCGGCACGATTGAAGTAAAGTCGGTCGCGGGCGAAGGCTCGGCCATCACCATCAAGATCCCGCTGACCCTGGCGATCGTCTCGGCGCTGATCGTCGAAGCCGGCGGCGACCGGTTCGCGATCCCGCAGCTCGCGGTGGTCGAACTGGTGCGGGCACGCGCCAACTCCGAGCACCGCATCGAGCGGATCAAGGATACCCCGGTCCTCAGACTGCGCGATAAGCTGCTGCCGCTGATCCATCTGAAGAAGCTGCTCGGCATCGACGAGGGCGCCAACAGTGAGCCGGAGAACGGCTTCATCGTGGTGACCCAGGTCGGCAGCCAGACCTTCGGCATCGTGGTCGACGGCGTGTTCCACACCGAAGAAATCGTCGTCAAGCCGATGTCGACCAAGCTGCGTCACATCGGAATGTTCTCGGGCAACACCATCCTGGGCGACGGCGCGGTGATCATGATCGTCGATCCGAACGGGATCGCGCAGGCGCTCGGCACCGCGGTGTCGGCGCAGCACGATATCTCCGACCAGGCGGCGGCGAGCCGCAACGCCTCGGCCGAGCAGCTCACCTCGCTGCTGGTGTTCCGCGCCGGCTCGAGCCAGCCGAAGGCGGTGCCGCTGTCGCTGGTGACGCGCCTGGAAGAGATCGCCTCCGACAAGATCGAGATGTCGAACGGCCGCTACATGGTGCAGTACCGCGACCAGCTGATGCCCTTGGTGCTGATGGAAGGCGTCGAGGTCGCCACCAGCGGCGTGCAGCCGATCCTGGTGTTCGCCGACGAGGACCGGTCGATGGGCCTTGTGGTCGACGAGATCGTCGACATCGTCGAGGAGCATCTGCACATCCAGGTCGGCTCCAGCCGCGAGGGCATTCTCGGCTCGGCGGTGATCAAGGGCCAGGCCACCGAGGTGATCGACGTCGCGCACTTCCTGCCGATGGCGTTCTCCGACTGGCTGGCGCGCAAGGAGATGAAGCAGTCGCTGACCACCCGCTCGGTGCTGCTGGTCGATGACTCGGCGTTCTTCCGCAACATGCTGGGTCCGGTGCTGAAGGCGGCGGGCTACAAGGTGCGGGTCGCGACCTCGGCGGTCGAGGGCCTGTCGGTGCTGCGCTCGGGTGCGCAGTTCGACGTGATCCTGACCGACATCGAGATGCCGGAGATGAACGGCTTCGAGTTCGCCGAGGCGATCCGCTCCGACACCAAGATGTCGAACCTGCCGGTGATCGCGCTGAGTTCGCTGGTGTCGCCGGCGGCGATCGAGCGCGGCCGCCAGGCCGGTCTGACCGACTACATCGCCAAGTTCGATCGGCCCGGCCTGATCGCGGCGCTGAAGGAGCAGACCACGATGCATGCGACGCCCGAAGTGCTGGAGCAGGCGGCATGA
- a CDS encoding chemotaxis protein CheW: MSRTIDAISGNTTQFATAMIGGQLFGLPISRVQDVFMPERLTRVPLAPDDVAGVLNLRGRIVTAIDMRARLGLPKNQDGKPPMAMGVDLRGESYGLLIDSIGEVLTLPDEGRETNPVNLDPRMASFANGVHRLDGQLMVVLDVDKVLEIATQRMAA, from the coding sequence ATGAGCCGCACCATCGACGCGATCAGCGGCAACACCACCCAGTTCGCCACCGCGATGATCGGCGGGCAGCTGTTCGGGCTGCCGATCAGCCGGGTGCAGGACGTGTTCATGCCGGAACGGCTGACCCGGGTGCCGCTGGCGCCGGACGACGTCGCCGGCGTTCTGAACCTGCGCGGCCGGATCGTCACCGCGATCGACATGCGGGCCCGTCTCGGCCTGCCCAAGAACCAGGACGGCAAGCCGCCGATGGCGATGGGCGTCGACCTGCGCGGCGAATCCTACGGCCTGCTGATCGACTCCATCGGCGAAGTGCTGACCCTGCCGGACGAGGGCCGCGAGACCAACCCGGTCAACCTCGACCCCCGCATGGCCTCCTTCGCCAACGGCGTCCACCGCCTCGACGGACAGCTCATGGTCGTCCTCGATGTCGACAAAGTGCTCGAAATCGCAACTCAACGTATGGCTGCTTGA
- a CDS encoding CheR family methyltransferase gives MTPLDYEYLQKLLKDRSGLVLSADKKYLLESRLLPLARKAGVPGITDLVQKMKAGSDSLINDVVEAMTTNETFFFRDKTPFDHFKDSVIPELIKARAGRKSLRIWCAASSTGQEPYSLAMLLKEKASELAGWRIEIVATDLSPEVLEKSKAGLYTQFEVQRGLPIQLLVKYFKQVGTMWQLNADVRSMVQYRLFNLLQDFTALGKFDVIFCRNVLIYFDQATKSDIFNRLMKVNEPDGYLFLGAAETVVGLTDSYRICPKRRGVYLPNSSATSTAPGLALGGLKTSALTGR, from the coding sequence ATGACACCGCTCGATTACGAGTACCTGCAAAAGCTGCTCAAGGACCGTTCCGGCCTGGTGTTGTCGGCTGACAAGAAGTACCTGCTCGAGAGCCGGTTGCTGCCGCTCGCCCGCAAGGCGGGTGTGCCGGGCATCACCGATCTGGTGCAGAAGATGAAGGCCGGATCGGACTCGCTGATCAACGACGTGGTCGAAGCGATGACCACGAACGAGACGTTCTTCTTCCGCGACAAGACGCCGTTCGATCACTTCAAGGACAGCGTGATCCCCGAGCTGATCAAGGCGCGCGCGGGTCGCAAGTCGCTGCGGATCTGGTGTGCGGCATCGTCGACCGGCCAGGAGCCGTATTCGCTGGCGATGCTGCTGAAGGAGAAGGCATCCGAACTCGCCGGCTGGCGGATCGAGATCGTCGCCACCGACCTGTCGCCGGAAGTGCTGGAGAAGTCCAAGGCCGGCCTCTACACTCAGTTCGAGGTGCAGCGCGGCCTGCCGATCCAGCTGCTGGTGAAGTACTTCAAGCAGGTCGGTACGATGTGGCAGCTCAATGCCGACGTGCGCTCGATGGTGCAGTACCGTCTGTTCAATCTGTTGCAGGACTTCACGGCTCTCGGCAAATTCGACGTGATCTTCTGCCGCAACGTGCTGATCTATTTCGATCAGGCGACAAAATCTGATATCTTCAACCGGCTGATGAAGGTCAACGAGCCGGACGGCTACCTGTTTCTCGGCGCCGCCGAGACCGTGGTCGGTCTCACCGACTCCTACCGGATCTGTCCGAAACGGCGCGGCGTGTACCTGCCGAACAGTTCTGCCACCTCGACGGCTCCGGGGCTCGCGCTTGGCGGCTTGAAGACGAGTGCCCTGACGGGGCGATAA
- a CDS encoding EAL domain-containing protein: MVDPTNHNPAIDVLVVDDDPVQGAIVSGVCTKLGYRPHFASSYHEAAARLATGRFDYITIDLSLGDHDGIELLRLIAETEAKPRRIIVISGCEERILNATVRMAHAVGMLDTISLPKPIDLALLRGALAPFQEAAASRRGVDSRLSEITADDLRRGLDRGEVYAAFQPKIDLSTGKVTGCEALARWDSATFGPVGPDVFIPLAEQGGLIKTMTLRMLRDSMTFAAAFLPTEPKFVVAVNLSASLLSDTSLPEEVERLLAEIGVPARSLMIEVTETTAMADVGRAMDVLLRLRLKGIGISMDDFGTGYSSLSALARMPFSELKIDRSFVKDCLTDADMWKIVSSSVAIAHQYNMKVVAEGIEDAATWHALDALGCDIGQGFEFSRALRQDAFVEWYHGWMARPPATRAAVVPLQREA; this comes from the coding sequence ATGGTAGATCCAACCAACCACAATCCGGCGATCGATGTTCTCGTCGTCGACGATGATCCGGTTCAGGGGGCGATCGTCAGCGGTGTCTGCACCAAGCTCGGTTACCGCCCGCATTTTGCCTCGTCCTATCATGAAGCGGCCGCGCGCCTCGCGACCGGCCGGTTCGATTACATCACGATCGATCTGTCGCTCGGCGATCACGACGGCATCGAACTGTTGCGGCTGATCGCGGAGACCGAGGCCAAGCCGCGTCGGATCATCGTGATCAGCGGATGTGAAGAGCGCATCCTCAATGCCACGGTGCGGATGGCCCACGCCGTCGGGATGCTCGACACCATTTCGCTGCCGAAGCCGATCGATCTGGCTCTGCTCCGCGGTGCGCTGGCGCCGTTCCAGGAAGCCGCGGCGTCGCGGCGCGGAGTGGATTCGCGCCTGTCCGAGATCACCGCCGACGATCTGCGCCGCGGTCTCGACCGTGGTGAAGTCTATGCCGCGTTTCAGCCGAAGATCGATCTTTCCACCGGCAAGGTGACGGGCTGCGAAGCGCTGGCGCGCTGGGACAGCGCAACGTTCGGTCCGGTCGGCCCGGATGTCTTCATTCCGCTCGCCGAGCAGGGCGGGCTGATCAAGACGATGACGCTGCGAATGCTGCGCGACTCGATGACGTTCGCTGCCGCGTTCCTTCCGACCGAGCCGAAATTCGTCGTGGCGGTCAATCTGTCGGCCTCGCTGCTGTCCGACACCTCGCTGCCGGAGGAGGTCGAGCGCCTGCTCGCGGAGATCGGCGTACCGGCACGGTCGCTGATGATCGAGGTCACCGAGACCACCGCAATGGCCGATGTCGGCCGCGCCATGGACGTGTTGCTGCGGCTTCGCCTCAAGGGCATCGGCATCTCGATGGACGATTTCGGCACCGGCTATTCGTCGCTGTCGGCGCTGGCGCGGATGCCGTTCAGCGAATTGAAGATCGATCGCTCGTTCGTCAAGGACTGCCTGACCGACGCCGACATGTGGAAGATCGTGTCGTCCTCGGTCGCGATCGCGCATCAGTACAACATGAAGGTCGTGGCCGAAGGCATCGAGGATGCTGCGACCTGGCACGCCCTCGATGCGCTCGGCTGCGATATCGGCCAGGGCTTCGAGTTCTCGCGAGCGCTGCGCCAGGATGCCTTCGTCGAATGGTACCACGGCTGGATGGCGCGTCCGCCGGCCACGCGGGCGGCCGTCGTGCCGCTGCAGCGCGAGGCCTGA